In Penicillium oxalicum strain HP7-1 chromosome I, whole genome shotgun sequence, a single window of DNA contains:
- a CDS encoding Transmembrane protein, producing MHVRAGSRDKLRVEISGRCHAKIVMGTTPLRNVSKLINKLLFTVWRYFAFPDAFRNDLKTCDFPYRVIKLPLLLEMFTAATASPAGGGTGSSLARAIIITSGVSALVSSLLSFVKNYRKPLLQRYVVRILLMVPIYAASSWTSIVSLKAAQFLDPIRDIYEAFTIYTFFQLLINFLGGERSLIIMTHGRPPVSHAWPLNHVLPKLDISDPHSFLALKRGILQYAWLKPILALASIVMKATDTYEEGYLSVTSGYLWTGIVYNVSVTVSLYSLAMFWVCLHDDLVPFRPVPKFLCVKLIIFASYWQGFLLSILQWLGALGNIGGYSPDNLAAAFQDALLCYEMPIFAVAHWYAFSWHDYADPTISSARLPVKFAARDAFGPLDLIEDTKMTLRGENYEYRIFDSGDNIIAHVESDSRVKRVMDGMRYERGGKAKYWIPRPGEASKAVEANMRTPLLAGGGNDSRSRSDRESRPSIERFRTYSEIEVTLDDEDEQIFNQARALEFGDWNVCVKRSSFRKPPPLPFFNSSQASTDDGQYPVITANEVPRDQRLATYSSYQGSGSPYEANTGLSQSRHRSSGSQPRRSQKPRPGNSKKATQGPPSLQRNTSSTSSQHSRHSHHSHHSHRSQLVDLVVEDHEAEEEDREQTQRERGSAWTVEEPKHFQRPSGRPVEEDMEQNVFIRNDSAELGGDPMDDDHEDHEDQSPSPWGSGALEEENVWGR from the exons ATGCATGTCCGCGCGGGCAGTCGCGACAAGCTGCGGGTGGAGATTAGCGGGCGGTGTCACGCGAAGATCGTCATGGGGACCACACCTCTCCGCAATGTTTCGAAGCTTATCAACAAGCTCCTCTTCACAGTTTGGCGATATTTTGCTTTCCCAGATGCTTTTCGAAATGACCTGAAGACCTGTGATTTTCCATACAGGGTCATCAAGCTCCCTCTTTTGCTCGAGATGTTCACGGCAGCTACGGCATCTCCTGCCGGCGGTGGTACAGGGTCGAGCCTGGCACGAGCAATCATCATCACGTCTGGTGTCTCGGCTCTCGTCTCATCGTTGCTTTCTTTTGT CAAAAACTATCGGAAACCGCTTCTGCAACGATATGTCGTACGAATTCTGCTCAT GGTGCCGATTTACGCAGCATCTTCGTGGACAAGTATCGTGTCGCTGAAGGCCGCCCAATTCTTGGATCCCATTCGTGACATTTATGAG GCATTCACGATCTATACCTTTTTCCAGCTCTTAATCAACTTTCTCGGAGGCGAGCGATCTTTGATTATTATGACCCATGGCCGTCCTCCAGTCTCGCATGCCTGGCCTTTGAACCACGTTCTTCCCAAGCTTGATATCTCGGACCCAcattcttttcttgctctcaAGCGTGGGATCCTTCAGTATGCGTGGCTTAAGCCCATCTTGGCTCTCGCCTCCATTGTCATGAAAGCCACCGATACGTACGAGGAAGGCTACCTCAGTGTCACGTCAGGGTACCTTTGGACAGGCATCGTGTATAACGTGAGCGTGACGGTCAGCTTGTATTCATTAGCAATGTTCTGGGTCTGTCTCCATGACGACCTCGTACCGTTTCGGCCAGTTCCCAAATTTCTCTGTGTCAAACTCATCATCTTTGCTTCATATTGGCAAGGATTTTTATTGTCCATTTTACAATGGCTGGGGGCGCTTGGAAATATTGGAGGATATTCGCCTGACAACCTTGCCGCGGCATTTCAGGACGCTTTGCTCTGTTACGAGATGCCGATCTTTGCTGTGGCTCATTGGTATGCCTTCTCGTGGCATGATTACGCCGATCCTACCATCTCATCGGCCCGACTACCGGTCAAGTTTGCCGCCCGGGACGCTTTTGGGCCTCTGGATCTGATCGAGGACACCAAGATGACCTTACGCGGCGAGAATTACGAGTACCGCATCTTCGACTCGGGTGACAATATCATCGCGCATGTGGAGTCTGACTCGCGGGTCAAACGGGTCATGGATGGCATGAGATATGAACGAGGTGGTAAAGCCAAGTATTGGATTCCGAGACCCGGTGAGGCCAGCAAGGCTGTCGAGGCCAACATGCGCACGCCACTTCTCGCTGGCGGGGGCAATGATTCTCGCAGCCGAAGTGACCGAGAAAGCCGTCCCTCCATCGAACGATTCAGGACTTATAGTGAGATCGAAGTTACtcttgacgatgaggacgagcAGATATTCAACCAAGCTCGGGCTCTGGAATTTGGGGATTGGAATGTATGTGTGAAACGATCGTCTTTCCGgaagccccccccccttcctttcttcaATTCTTCGCAGGCATCTACTGACGACGGCCAGTATCCGGTCATCACTGCGAATGAAGTCCCGCGGGACCAACGACTTGCTACCTATTCAAGTTACCAGGGTTCCGGCTCTCCATATGAGGCGAATACAGGCTTATCGCAAAGCCGACATCGATCTTCTGGCAGTCAACCCAGACGAAGCCAGAAGCCCAGGCCTGGGAATTCGAAGAAGGCCACTCAAGGACCTCCTTCTTTACAGCGCAACACCAGTTCCACAAGCTCGCAACACTCGCGTCACTCTCATCACTCCCATCACTCCCATCGGAGCCAATTAGTGGATCTCGTTGTGGAAGACCACGAggctgaagaggaagaccGCGAGCAGACACAGCGGGAGCGCGGCTCCGCTTGGACGGTAGAAGAGCCCAAGCATTTTCA GAGACCCTCGGGGCGTCCGGTAGAGGAGGACATGGAACAGAATGTCTTCATCAGGAACGACAGCGCCGAGCTTGGCGGTGATCCGATGGATGATGACCATGAAGACCATGAAGACCAGTCTCCTTCACCATGGGGTAGCGGTGCcttggaagaggaaaatgtCTGGGGCAGATAG